One Bacteroidia bacterium genomic window, GTAGCCCGAAGCACGCCGACCTTGCCCACACAAGCGCAAGCGAAGTGTGGGCAAGGGCACGCCCAAAAAATTAAAATTCAACTTCTTAATACTGTTCTTTGTTAGAAACCACAAGAAAGATTAAGAAAGATTTTTAGGTATTTGGTTACGAAACTTGGTGTTCAGCGCAAATTTTTAATTATTACTAGTTTTTCCCTTGTTTGTAAGCTCTATTCTGCTTCACGTATCTCATCAGGATGGATATCAGGTAAAGTTTGTACAGCCACTTTTACAGGTTTTTGAGGTTCAGTTTTGAGTTTAGCTTTCTTTTTGTCTTTTGGAGTAGGGTCAGTAAAGTCCATTTCTATAAGTTGCTTTTTAAGTTCTGTACTAATGACCTCTCCTTTGAGGTACTGTTCTAATAAAATTTTAGCCATGGGCGCGGCAACTTCACCGCCGAAACCTGCATTTTCTACAAATACTGCCAAAGCAATTTTAGGATTTTCGCGGGGCGCAAAAGCGATAAAAACAGAATGGTCCTCACCAAAAGGGTTTTGAGCGGTACCTGTTTTGGCACAAATGCGAATACCTTCTATGTATGCTCTTCTTCCTGTGCCTGCCTTAACTACCTGCTCCATAGCATTGATGATAGGTTCAAAATACTTGCTTTCTACGGGAACATAATTTTTTTTGTAAGTAGTATCTTTGATAATTAGACCCGTTTTAGTTCTACGCTCTCGCACAAAATGAGGGGTGTAATAGTAACCGCGATTAGCAATAATAGCAGCGACATTTGCCATTTGTAGGGGCGTCATGCCCATTTCACCTTGTCCAATTCCTAAGCTGATAATACTTTTTGCTCCCCATTTTTTACGGTAGCGTTTGTTGTACAGCTCAGCTGTGGGTAAATTTCCCTTAGCTTCATAAGGAATGTCAACTCCTAACTTTCTTCCTAACCCGAAAGCAAGCATGTATTCTCTCCAAACGTTGAAGCCATTTTCTGCATTTTTCCATTTTTTATGCATGATAAAATCATTGAAAATAGAGCAAAAATACGTGTTACACGAACTTGCCACAGCACCTTCTAAATTCAACGGGCTAGGGTGTCTATGGCAGCCTACGGTGTGTGTACCAATATTGTAGCCCCCTCCGCAGCCCAATGTGTGTGAAGGCGTGATAATTCCTTCTTGTTGGCAAATCAGACCTAGTATTAGCTTGTAAGTGGAACCTGGGGGATACATAGAAGCTTGTATGGGTCTGTTGTACAGGGGTTTTGTTTTGTCATTATTGAGAGCAACAAAATTTTTACTGAATTCGGAACCTATGAGTAAGTTAGGGTCATAAGTAGGGCTGCTTGCCATGCATAAAATTTCACCTGTTGAAGGTTCAATTGCTACAATAGAACCAATTTTGTGTTGTAGAAGCTCTTCCGCTAGTGCTTGTAAATCTGCATCTATACCTGTGATAAGGTCATCACCTGCTACGGCGATAGTGTCATATTTTCCGTTGGCTACTCCTCCGTATTCTCTACCATGTACGTCTACTACTACATAGCGTACGCCTTTTTGCCCTCTAAGATACTTTTCATATTGTTTTTCTAGTCCTGACTTGCCTGCATAATCGCCAGGTTTATAGTAGCGATCTTTGCTAAGGGTAGCCGTGTCTACCTCTGAAATGTAGCCTAATATTCCTGCGGCTATGGGTTTTTCATACCTGCGTACAGTTTTTATTTCTATTTCAAATCCTTGATTGAGCCACAATCGTTCTTGTATTTTAGTAAAAGTTTCGTGGTCTATTTGCTTAGCTAAAAGAGAGGGGCGAATTTTGGAGTATTTGGCAGCTTCTTGGATGCGCCTTTCTAACTCGTATCGACTAATGCCTAGCGTTTGTGTAAATAAAGAAGAATCCACAATTTTAAGATATTGAGGGATAATATACAGGTCATAACTGGGTTGGTTTTGAACTAATAAATTCATTTTGCGGTCATAAATCATACCGCGAGCGGGGTAAGTAGTTACTTTACGCAAAATGTTTTTATCGGCTTGATACTTATACGTGCTATCAGATACCATAACAGCTACTCTAATGCTGAAAACAATTAGCGCAGCGATAATAATAGCTGAAATGGTCCATTTTCTATCTTTGTAATAGTCAGCACGCATAGGTTAGTTTGTATGAATAGGTCCTTTTAGTACATTTCAACAGTACTGATTACTTCAAAGCCGAGATGAGCCTCTAAAATTGCTCTATACATTTTAGTAGCCGTAAATCCAAAGCCTGCTTCAAAGAATTCGTTGATTATCGGCGTCCAATCACTACCTTTGGGAAGAATAAATCCAAAGTTCTCATTGCTGATGGTCAAAGCTCTATGTAATTTGACGTAAATTTTAGGGTTATGTTTCACAAAGTCCCAGTAGGTAATCAAATCTACATACCCAAAGTATTTTTTATCGGATGCTATTTTTTCTAGTACTTGCTTGGGTAGGTCTAGGTATTCTATGTTGAGGTTAGGTAGATATTTTTCTTTGATTAGCTGCACATCATGTTCATGAACAGAATTCTTTACAGTTACAGCGGTCATGTTAGCGAATTTTTGAGGAATTTCCTCAACTTTTGTAACTGTTGGAACTTGTCCTGCACTAACCATTAAGGATCTATTTTTCAAATAGGGCGCAGAAAAATCAAGCTCTTGCATTCTTTCGGGGGTAATAGTAACCGTAGCTAAGCCAAAGGTAGCGGGGTCCTTACTTGTTTTTACAGCTTGGTATACTTCGTTGAATTTTGTATAAGGCTTGTATTCAACTTTGACATTTACACCTTTCTTTTCTTTTAACCACTTAACAAACTCGCGAAAAATGTCAATTTCTATTCCTGTGAGTTTGCTTCCTTGTTTTTCTTTATAGCAGAAAGGAGCTTGTTCTAAATAATGTACGGTTATGGTACCTGATTTTTTGGTGGACACTTCTGCCCAGCTATTTATTTGTGCAAATGCAAGTTGAAGAACTGTAAAGCTTAATAAATGGATAATGAAGTATTTCATAGCTGATGGGTGCAAAAGTACAAAAATAAGTTATGCCAGCAAATGTATATAGCCTGAAAAAGAACATTCTAAAAATCCAAATGTTATATAACTTTGCTGTGTTTTTAGTTCATGCAGATACTTACGGAGAACATTAGTGAAAAATTAGGGTACTATACCATTTTAGATAAGATTGTACAAAATGCAATTTGTGAGCATACCAAGTCAGTGATTGAGAACCTTTTACCTCAAGCGGATATAATTTGGATTACTACCCAATTGAAGCAGACCTACGAAATGATGCAGGTTCTACAATTTGATGAAAAGTTAGACCTGCATCATGTATATGATGTAGATGTTTTGTTAAACCAGTTGCAGATACAGAATAGCTTTTTATTACCCGAAGAATATCACAAAATTTTACTTTCTTTACAAAACATACAGCGTTTATATCGCTATTTTGAACAACGCAAAACTAAGTATCCTTCACTGTTTGAACTAGCTAATGGGGTAAAAGTGCCCAAAGAAATTATTCAAGCTATACAAACAGTTATTGATGATAGTGGTAACTTGAAAGATGATGCTA contains:
- the mrdA gene encoding penicillin-binding protein 2; translation: MRADYYKDRKWTISAIIIAALIVFSIRVAVMVSDSTYKYQADKNILRKVTTYPARGMIYDRKMNLLVQNQPSYDLYIIPQYLKIVDSSLFTQTLGISRYELERRIQEAAKYSKIRPSLLAKQIDHETFTKIQERLWLNQGFEIEIKTVRRYEKPIAAGILGYISEVDTATLSKDRYYKPGDYAGKSGLEKQYEKYLRGQKGVRYVVVDVHGREYGGVANGKYDTIAVAGDDLITGIDADLQALAEELLQHKIGSIVAIEPSTGEILCMASSPTYDPNLLIGSEFSKNFVALNNDKTKPLYNRPIQASMYPPGSTYKLILGLICQQEGIITPSHTLGCGGGYNIGTHTVGCHRHPSPLNLEGAVASSCNTYFCSIFNDFIMHKKWKNAENGFNVWREYMLAFGLGRKLGVDIPYEAKGNLPTAELYNKRYRKKWGAKSIISLGIGQGEMGMTPLQMANVAAIIANRGYYYTPHFVRERRTKTGLIIKDTTYKKNYVPVESKYFEPIINAMEQVVKAGTGRRAYIEGIRICAKTGTAQNPFGEDHSVFIAFAPRENPKIALAVFVENAGFGGEVAAPMAKILLEQYLKGEVISTELKKQLIEMDFTDPTPKDKKKAKLKTEPQKPVKVAVQTLPDIHPDEIREAE
- a CDS encoding transporter substrate-binding domain-containing protein; the protein is MKYFIIHLLSFTVLQLAFAQINSWAEVSTKKSGTITVHYLEQAPFCYKEKQGSKLTGIEIDIFREFVKWLKEKKGVNVKVEYKPYTKFNEVYQAVKTSKDPATFGLATVTITPERMQELDFSAPYLKNRSLMVSAGQVPTVTKVEEIPQKFANMTAVTVKNSVHEHDVQLIKEKYLPNLNIEYLDLPKQVLEKIASDKKYFGYVDLITYWDFVKHNPKIYVKLHRALTISNENFGFILPKGSDWTPIINEFFEAGFGFTATKMYRAILEAHLGFEVISTVEMY